Proteins found in one Miscanthus floridulus cultivar M001 chromosome 4, ASM1932011v1, whole genome shotgun sequence genomic segment:
- the LOC136551681 gene encoding chaperone protein dnaJ 20, chloroplastic-like, translated as MATSTSAIPMPTRSAGRMTKAAVFCRRISRCTVKAVATSPRASTFSSEGSKKDYYKVLSLEHPAAVGAEEIKRAYRRLALRYHPDVCPPSHRAESTELFLELRRAYETLSDPARRLRYDAELRATGQDDPAGVGVAFARDMWEAQLCALRARSEQRQSARSGGVRPRGARA; from the coding sequence ATGGCCACCAGCACCAGCGCCATTCCGATGCCGACGAGGAGCGCAGGCAGGATGACCAAAGCTGCCGTGTTTTGCCGGAGGATCAGCCGCTGCACGGTGAAGGCCGTGGCTACGTCGCCAAGAGCAAGTACTTTCTCCTCGGAGGGAAGCAAGAAAGACTACTACAAGGTGCTGTCGCTGGAGCACCCGGCGGCCGTGGGAGCGGAGGAGATCAAGCGCGCGTACCGGCGGCTGGCGCTGCGGTACCACCCCGACGTGTGCCCGCCGTCGCATCGCGCCGAGTCCACGGAGCTCTTCCTCGAGCTGCGGCGCGCCTACGAAACGCTCTCCGACCCGGCGCGGAGGCTCCGGTACGACGCCGAGCTGAGGGCGACCGGGCAGGACGACCCGGCCGGTGTTGGTGTTGCGTTCGCGAGGGACATGTGGGAGGCGCAGCTGTGTGCGCTGCGCGCGCGCTCCGAGCAGCGGCAAAGCGCGAGGAGCGGTGGCGTGCGCCCTCGCGGGGCCCGCGCATGA
- the LOC136551682 gene encoding chaperone protein dnaJ 20, chloroplastic-like, whose translation MSTGTIPIVRCAATVNTATVFGCRKSRCNVTATATSAGRRASASRRDYYKVLSLEHRPDVGAEEIKRAYRRLALRHHPDVCPPSRRAESTELFLELRRAYETLSDPARRVRYDADLRTDGGEVARRPGGVAFARDVWESQLCVLRARSEQRQRARSSQPQRPV comes from the coding sequence ATGAGCACCGGCACCATCCCCATCGTGCGATGCGCTGCCACGGTTAACACCGCCACCGTCTTTGGCTGCCGGAAGAGCCGTTGCAACGTGACAGCAACGGCGACGTCGGCGGGAAGGAGGGCCTCGGCGAGCAGGAGGGACTACTACAAGGTGCTGTCCCTGGAGCACCGGCCTGACGTGGGCGCGGAGGAGATCAAGCGCGCGTACCGGCGGCTGGCGCTGCGGCACCATCCCGACGTGTGCCCGCCGTCGCGGCGCGCCGAGTCCACGGAGCTCTTCCTCGAGCTGCGGCGCGCCTACGAGACGCTCTCCGACCCGGCGCGGAGGGTTCGGTACGACGCCGACCTGAGGACAGACGGCGGGGAGGTGGCGAGGCGGCCCGGCGGCGTTGCGTTTGCGAGGGACGTGTGGGAGTCCCAGCTGTGCGTGCTGCGCGCGCGCTCAGAGCAACGCCAGAGAGCGAGGAGCAGCCAGCCGCAGCGGCCGGTCTGA
- the LOC136548621 gene encoding uncharacterized protein, with product MDDRQWMYTGWKSHMEYTDEWFRKTEAFLNKAFGKASSSHLLELCPCSKCANRRRINRVDMGKHLVKNGYMPGYTRWIYHGEAHRTREEVVRACVEAFDDDVGVPDLLDDVHQALSVDPGEKEEMEAATKAFYEMMNSAQKPLYDRSSVSELDAIGRLMVLKSELNISRDGFNKMLIVIGTLLSEGHILPKSMYDSQKLLRALKMPYEQIHACPKGCVLFWKEHVDVKYCPKCESSRYLETDSGDGQKSQTIVPMKIVRHLPFLSRIQWLFMNEESTKQMIWHKNGKRYSLEKMVHPADGEAWKHFDDIYPEKAGEAHNVRVVLATDGFNPYGMMAAPYTCLPGVLYAYACQDEELKGWAIVHKVSPHGKLPAPNDEDYNFNPSTYEGEFFQEEGLQGSFVIDLTEAIEMEVDNERVDDEDAGDEVHNVDDLQMLE from the exons atggatgaccgtcagtggatgtacacgggctggaaaaGTCACATGGAGTACACAGATGAATGGTTTCGCAAGACTGAGGCTTTTTTGAACAAGGCATTTGGCAAGGCTTCATCATCACATCTGCTAGAGCTATGTCCCTGctccaaatgtgcaaacaggagaaGGATAAATAGGGTcgacatgggtaaacatcttgtgaagaatggatatatgccgggctacacccggtggatctaccatggtgaagcccatcgtacgagagaggaggtggtgagagcatGCGTCgaagcttttgatgatgatgttgGTGTACCAGACTTGTTAGATGATGTTCACCAAGCACTCAGCGTTGACCCAggcgagaaggaggagatggaggcagccacaaAGGCTTTCTACGAGATGATGAACTCTGCTCAGAAGCCCCTTTACGATCGGTCCTCGGTGTCTGAACTTGACGCCATTGGACGCTTGATGGTgttgaagtctgagttaaacATTAGTCGAGACGGCTTCAATAAGATGTTgatcgtgattggcaccctgctttcggagggccacattctaccaaagagcatgtacgattcACAGAAGCTCCTTcgggcacttaagatgccgtatgagcagatacatgcttgtccaaaggggtgcgtcctattctggaaagaacatgtggacgtaaagtactgtccaaagtgtgaatcatctaggtacctagagacagactctggtgatggtcagaagagtcaGACGATAGTCCCAATGAAGATCGTACGGCACCTTCCATTCCTAtcaaggatccaatggctattcatgaatgaggaatccacgaaacagatgatatggcacaaaaatggaaaacGGTACAGTCTAGAGAAGATGGTGCATccagccgatggtgaagcatggaaacacTTCGATGACATATATCCTGAAAAAGCTggagaggctcataatgtacgtgttgtgttggcaacagatgggttcaatccttatggaatgatggctgccccatacacat gcctacCAGGTGTATTATATGCATACGCGTGCCAAGACGAAgagcttaagggttgggctattgtgcacaaggtatcaccacatggtaaactacctgccccaaatgatgaagattataACTTCAATCCAAGCACATATgagggagagttctttcaagaagaggggctacaaggaagCTTTGTGATAGACTTAACTGAAGCGatagaaatggaagtagacaatgaaagggttgatgatgaggatgctggagaTGAGGTCCACAATGTGGATGacctacaaatgcttgagtga